In the Deinococcus aerius genome, one interval contains:
- a CDS encoding helix-turn-helix transcriptional regulator, with the protein MAPADLGKAERLFRIARLLREGHLTVRDLASKLFPAASVGGEGWAGIERALQRDLLDLERLEPDDFQRLPGRPPRYTLRTHRTTLHPVTLLALHSAARLMYHRAPGHRLHHQAALHQLTSWLPERVQGVVGRGMGDLGKRRSREDINLEHACAAWTGGHPLRFEYVKPGGSGQRRTNIIEIYLIEAHPANLDLYLIGRETTYHHAVRTFKLSRMRALQVLHEQQYTIPESFDPTEFLHGAWGVVGSQGNPTMTVHLRFRHDAAYRILEGGYAHLSEPFLNPDGTIDTSLEAPVDASGLPREVLAWILSWGPRVQVLGPPELRAYWQRELRLAAENAEAEPMGFPTGGAA; encoded by the coding sequence ATGGCACCGGCAGACCTCGGCAAGGCCGAACGACTCTTCCGCATCGCGCGGCTGCTGCGCGAGGGGCACCTGACCGTCCGCGACCTGGCGAGCAAGCTCTTTCCCGCGGCGAGCGTGGGCGGCGAGGGCTGGGCGGGCATCGAGCGGGCCCTCCAGCGCGACCTGCTCGACCTCGAACGCCTGGAGCCCGACGACTTCCAGCGCCTCCCCGGCCGCCCGCCGCGTTACACCCTGCGGACGCACCGCACGACCCTGCACCCCGTCACCCTCCTCGCCCTGCATTCGGCGGCCCGGCTGATGTACCACCGCGCGCCGGGCCACCGCCTGCACCACCAGGCGGCGCTGCACCAGCTCACGTCCTGGCTGCCCGAGCGGGTGCAGGGGGTGGTGGGCCGGGGCATGGGGGACCTCGGCAAGCGGCGCTCGCGCGAGGACATCAACCTGGAACACGCCTGCGCCGCCTGGACGGGCGGCCACCCCCTGCGCTTCGAGTACGTCAAGCCCGGCGGCAGCGGCCAGCGCCGCACGAACATCATCGAGATCTACCTCATCGAGGCGCACCCCGCCAATCTCGACCTGTACCTCATCGGGCGCGAGACGACGTACCACCACGCCGTCCGCACCTTCAAACTTTCGCGCATGAGGGCGCTGCAGGTGCTGCACGAGCAGCAGTACACCATTCCCGAGTCCTTCGACCCCACCGAGTTCCTGCACGGCGCCTGGGGGGTGGTGGGCTCGCAGGGCAACCCCACGATGACCGTCCACCTGCGCTTTCGCCACGACGCGGCCTACCGCATCCTGGAGGGCGGCTACGCGCACCTCAGCGAGCCGTTCCTCAACCCCGACGGCACCATCGACACCTCGCTGGAGGCGCCCGTGGACGCCAGCGGCCTCCCGCGCGAGGTCCTCGCCTGGATTCTCAGTTGGGGGCCGCGCGTGCAGGTCCTCGGCCCGCCCGAACTGCGCGCCTACTGGCAACGCGAACTGCGCCTGGCCGCCGAGAACGCCGAGGCCGAGCCGATGGGGTTCCCGACGGGGGGCGCCGCTTGA